A single genomic interval of Chryseobacterium paludis harbors:
- a CDS encoding 3-hydroxyacyl-CoA dehydrogenase/enoyl-CoA hydratase family protein, with translation MKRRIKHVTVLGSGIMGSGIAAHFANIGVEVLLLDIVPFELTEAEQKKGLTKDDKAVRNRIAAENFEKLKKASPALLYSPKFADRIKVGNFDDDLQTIKNTDWIIEVVVEKLDIKKSVYEKIEQFRKPGTLISSNTSGIPIHFLTEGRSEDFKKYFAGTHFFNPVRYLPLLEIIPTNDTDPEIIDFYMTYGAKFLGKTTVLAKDTPAFIANRIGVFSMMDLLHNVQKLGLNVSDVDKLTGPVIGRPKSATFRTADVVGLDTLVMVANGVRQSGAEANNFNDVFALPDYIQKMMDNKWLGSKTQQGFYKKVKNAEGKSEIHGLNLDTLEYELQGKSSFPTLELTKAIDKPIDRFKVLIGGKDKAGELYRKSLGALFAYVSHKVPEISDDIYKIDDAMRAGFGWENGPFEIWDAVGIQKGVELAKDAGYDVSDWAKTLAEKGETFYKVNDEGQSIYYDKNSGNYNNIPGQNAFIILDNIRKNKTLWSNSGAAIEDLGDGIINFEIRSKMNSLGGEVLDGLNRAIDLAEKEYDGLVIGNQGTNFSVGANLAMILMMAIEQDWDDLNMAIAYFQKSMMRVRYSSIPVVVAPHGMTLGGGCEMTMHADRVVAAAETYIGLVETGVGVIPGGGGTKELTLRTSREFHSDDVKNNRLREAFMNIAMGKVATSAYEAYDMGILEKGKDIVSVSKNRQIAEAKKIAKLLAEQGYTQPIEQKVKVLGRDALGMFYVGTDQMLTGNFISEHDKKIADKLANVMVGGNLSEPTVVTEQYLLNLERETFLQLCGERKTLERIQYMLQNGKPLRN, from the coding sequence ATGAAAAGAAGAATCAAACACGTAACGGTTCTTGGTTCAGGAATCATGGGAAGCGGTATTGCAGCTCACTTTGCCAATATTGGTGTAGAAGTTTTGCTGTTGGATATTGTTCCTTTTGAATTAACTGAAGCGGAGCAAAAAAAAGGTTTGACCAAAGATGATAAAGCGGTGAGAAACAGAATTGCTGCAGAAAACTTTGAAAAACTTAAAAAGGCGAGCCCTGCACTACTCTATTCTCCAAAATTTGCAGATAGAATTAAAGTGGGGAACTTTGATGATGATTTACAGACAATAAAAAATACAGACTGGATTATTGAAGTTGTTGTTGAAAAACTAGACATCAAAAAATCAGTTTATGAAAAAATTGAACAATTCAGAAAACCGGGAACATTAATTTCTTCTAATACATCCGGAATTCCTATTCATTTTCTAACAGAAGGAAGAAGCGAGGATTTTAAAAAGTATTTTGCGGGAACCCACTTCTTTAATCCTGTAAGGTATCTTCCTCTTTTGGAGATTATTCCAACAAATGATACAGATCCTGAAATTATAGATTTCTATATGACCTATGGAGCTAAATTTTTAGGTAAAACAACTGTTTTAGCAAAAGATACTCCAGCATTCATTGCCAATAGAATTGGGGTATTCTCTATGATGGATCTTCTTCATAACGTACAAAAATTAGGTTTAAACGTTTCTGATGTTGATAAATTAACAGGCCCTGTAATTGGTCGTCCTAAATCTGCGACTTTCAGAACGGCTGACGTTGTTGGTTTAGATACATTGGTTATGGTGGCTAATGGCGTTCGCCAAAGTGGTGCTGAAGCTAATAATTTTAATGATGTATTTGCTTTACCTGATTATATCCAGAAAATGATGGATAACAAATGGTTAGGATCCAAGACTCAACAGGGATTCTATAAGAAGGTGAAGAACGCAGAAGGAAAATCTGAAATTCATGGATTAAATCTTGATACTTTAGAATATGAACTTCAAGGAAAATCCTCTTTCCCTACTCTGGAATTAACAAAAGCTATTGATAAACCAATTGACAGATTTAAAGTTTTAATTGGTGGAAAAGATAAGGCAGGAGAACTATACAGAAAATCTTTAGGAGCATTATTTGCCTATGTCTCTCATAAAGTTCCTGAAATCTCTGATGATATCTATAAAATTGATGATGCCATGCGGGCTGGTTTCGGATGGGAAAATGGACCATTTGAAATCTGGGATGCAGTAGGAATTCAAAAAGGAGTTGAACTGGCAAAAGATGCAGGTTATGATGTGTCAGACTGGGCAAAAACCCTGGCAGAAAAAGGAGAAACTTTTTATAAAGTAAATGATGAGGGACAAAGTATCTATTACGATAAAAACTCTGGAAATTACAACAATATCCCAGGTCAGAATGCTTTTATTATTTTAGACAATATCAGAAAGAACAAAACACTTTGGAGTAATTCAGGTGCTGCTATAGAAGATTTAGGAGACGGAATTATCAACTTTGAGATCCGTTCTAAAATGAATTCTCTTGGAGGCGAAGTTCTTGATGGACTAAACAGAGCCATTGATTTAGCAGAAAAAGAATACGACGGTTTAGTAATCGGAAATCAAGGAACTAACTTTTCAGTAGGAGCTAATTTAGCAATGATCCTAATGATGGCTATTGAGCAAGATTGGGATGATCTGAATATGGCCATTGCCTACTTCCAGAAATCAATGATGCGGGTTCGTTATTCTTCAATTCCTGTCGTTGTAGCTCCTCACGGAATGACTCTTGGAGGTGGTTGTGAAATGACTATGCATGCAGACCGGGTAGTTGCTGCTGCTGAAACCTACATTGGTTTAGTAGAAACCGGAGTTGGTGTAATTCCTGGTGGTGGTGGTACTAAAGAATTGACTTTAAGAACTTCTAGAGAATTCCATAGTGATGATGTTAAAAATAACAGACTTCGTGAGGCTTTCATGAATATTGCCATGGGTAAAGTAGCAACATCTGCTTATGAAGCTTATGATATGGGAATCCTTGAAAAAGGAAAAGATATCGTTTCTGTAAGTAAAAACAGACAAATTGCCGAAGCTAAAAAGATTGCAAAATTATTAGCTGAGCAAGGTTACACTCAGCCAATCGAACAAAAAGTAAAAGTGTTAGGAAGAGATGCTCTTGGAATGTTCTATGTAGGAACAGATCAAATGTTAACAGGAAACTTCATTTCTGAACACGACAAGAAAATTGCAGATAAATTAGCCAATGTAATGGTGGGAGGAAATCTTTCTGAACCAACTGTAGTGACTGAACAATACCTATTGAACCTTGAAAGAGAAACTTTCCTTCAGCTTTGTGGTGAAAGAAAAACTCTTGAAAGAATTCAGTATATGTTACAAAATGGAAAACCGTTAAGAAATTAG
- a CDS encoding flavin reductase family protein, which produces MEQQIYKGKLTQFHWLKIAKKEDLTKNTFSLEFEIPENLQENFRFEAGQFVSIKFQSHGEDIVNDYSMTSAPYEKKISLGIKINSSEGATSELFRNYNVGDQLLISEPSGRFTLVSKPSEFRTIIAFAAGIGITPVLSHFKNILHNEPRTRLFLFFGNKSSEELVYRDLLDNLARKHNNRLQIFYFFSKEKTPDQFFYGRLDAKKLNLIINQILHLDDTDEESTIWDAVDEVLICGKGEMIKTLANACYHHGIPKKNIHFELFEEFNDDIYPIEKEFPLIENVEVDFKIQGQKYSTELPDNREKILQQLLIQKFQVPYSCKSGICGSCECYLEEGEVELLENEYLTEKEESQGKILACMSIAKSKKIKLNFDLI; this is translated from the coding sequence ATGGAACAACAAATCTATAAAGGGAAACTTACGCAGTTTCATTGGTTAAAAATAGCGAAAAAGGAAGACCTGACCAAAAATACTTTTTCTCTGGAATTCGAAATTCCAGAGAATTTACAAGAGAATTTTCGATTTGAAGCAGGGCAGTTTGTTAGTATTAAATTTCAGTCTCACGGAGAAGATATCGTTAATGATTATTCAATGACTTCGGCTCCTTATGAGAAAAAGATAAGTTTAGGAATAAAGATAAATTCATCTGAAGGAGCAACTTCAGAACTCTTTAGAAATTACAATGTAGGCGATCAATTACTAATCAGTGAGCCAAGTGGTAGATTTACTTTAGTATCAAAACCGAGTGAATTCAGAACAATTATCGCCTTTGCTGCAGGAATTGGTATCACCCCTGTTTTAAGTCATTTTAAAAATATTCTCCATAATGAACCACGAACGAGATTGTTCTTATTCTTTGGAAACAAGAGTTCTGAGGAATTAGTTTACAGAGATCTTCTGGATAATCTTGCACGGAAACATAATAATAGATTACAAATTTTTTATTTTTTTTCTAAGGAAAAAACTCCGGATCAATTTTTCTATGGCAGGCTGGATGCTAAAAAATTAAATTTAATTATCAACCAGATTTTACATCTTGATGATACGGATGAAGAATCTACCATTTGGGATGCTGTAGATGAAGTTTTGATCTGTGGAAAAGGAGAGATGATCAAAACCCTTGCAAATGCTTGTTACCACCATGGTATTCCCAAAAAAAATATTCATTTTGAGCTTTTCGAAGAATTTAATGATGATATATATCCTATAGAAAAAGAATTTCCATTAATAGAAAATGTGGAAGTAGACTTTAAGATACAGGGGCAAAAATATTCGACAGAACTTCCTGATAATAGAGAGAAAATTCTACAGCAATTACTTATTCAAAAATTCCAAGTTCCGTATTCCTGTAAATCAGGAATCTGTGGGAGCTGCGAATGTTATCTGGAAGAAGGAGAAGTTGAATTACTAGAGAATGAATATTTGACCGAAAAAGAAGAATCGCAAGGAAAAATATTAGCTTGCATGTCTATTGCAAAAAGTAAGAAAATAAAGCTTAACTTTGATCTCATTTGA
- a CDS encoding TlpA family protein disulfide reductase, which produces MKKIILSTLVIITLVSCKKENQKIDDTASPKDSISVVDNNGSGNTAYISKEISPNNIGDYLAKNNDTLYVTNFFATWCGPCMKEIPHFKKKMEELKGKPVKFTFVNLDDQSEWNTSVKKFAEENDLAKNIVLLDGKKLDQNFFPKNFKQWDGGSIPFTYMRKGTKTDESLGMMSEELLDSKISSFLK; this is translated from the coding sequence ATGAAGAAGATAATTTTATCAACGCTTGTTATTATTACACTGGTAAGCTGTAAAAAAGAAAATCAAAAAATTGATGATACAGCAAGTCCTAAAGATTCGATTTCTGTCGTAGACAATAATGGATCTGGTAATACAGCATATATTTCCAAAGAAATTTCACCTAATAATATAGGTGATTATCTTGCTAAAAATAATGATACGTTGTATGTCACCAACTTCTTTGCTACCTGGTGTGGGCCGTGTATGAAAGAAATTCCTCATTTCAAGAAAAAGATGGAGGAATTAAAAGGAAAACCTGTTAAATTCACTTTCGTTAATCTGGATGATCAGTCTGAATGGAATACCTCCGTTAAGAAATTCGCAGAGGAAAACGATCTAGCAAAAAATATTGTTTTATTGGATGGAAAAAAGCTGGATCAGAATTTCTTCCCTAAAAATTTCAAGCAATGGGATGGCGGATCTATTCCTTTTACATACATGAGAAAAGGGACTAAAACTGATGAGTCTTTGGGAATGATGAGTGAAGAACTTTTAGATTCAAAAATCAGTTCATTTTTAAAATAA
- a CDS encoding ABC transporter ATP-binding protein, with amino-acid sequence MHLQIKQATIGYDKSLISDVHTNLNLGDVCLLIGNNGVGKTTLIKSILHQTLLLGGDILINNRNIKTLSVKEIAENIAVVFSKALIPQNYTVEDLISLGKYIYYPYYFELKKEDKQEVSNIINELDLDQYKHVLLKNLSDGNLQKAFIGRAIAQNSPIIILDEPTTHLDEKNKLIILKTLRKLAKEQNKLILFSSHDWRLAKEFADKIWYVKDTLLYSGIVEDILLQHEELINVSLFQVNERFIAPAIVAPAIHREMLYSLLQKNFQKDLSSFQFDFQDSFWVISHHNTKQQCESFEEIINYIKNIH; translated from the coding sequence ATGCACCTACAAATCAAACAAGCAACTATCGGCTATGATAAGTCTTTAATTTCAGATGTTCATACAAATTTGAATCTGGGAGACGTATGCTTGTTAATTGGAAATAATGGTGTAGGAAAAACTACTTTAATTAAGTCCATTCTTCACCAGACGCTCTTATTAGGAGGAGACATCCTAATTAACAATAGAAATATAAAAACACTTTCTGTTAAAGAGATCGCAGAAAATATCGCGGTTGTGTTTTCAAAGGCTCTTATCCCTCAAAATTATACGGTGGAAGATCTTATTTCATTAGGTAAATATATTTATTACCCCTATTATTTTGAACTCAAAAAAGAGGATAAACAAGAGGTATCAAATATCATTAATGAACTGGACCTGGATCAATATAAACATGTTCTGCTTAAAAACCTTTCAGATGGCAATCTTCAAAAAGCATTCATAGGTCGTGCTATAGCACAAAATTCACCTATTATCATTTTGGATGAACCAACTACTCATCTTGATGAAAAAAATAAATTAATTATTCTTAAAACACTTCGAAAATTGGCCAAAGAACAAAATAAACTAATTTTGTTTTCCTCTCACGACTGGCGACTGGCAAAAGAGTTCGCAGATAAGATATGGTACGTAAAGGATACTCTGCTATACTCAGGAATTGTTGAGGATATACTTCTTCAGCATGAAGAGCTTATTAATGTCTCTTTATTTCAGGTAAACGAGCGTTTTATTGCACCAGCAATTGTTGCTCCCGCCATTCATAGGGAAATGCTGTATTCATTACTTCAAAAAAACTTCCAAAAAGACCTTTCTTCTTTCCAATTTGACTTCCAGGATAGCTTTTGGGTTATTTCTCATCATAACACAAAACAGCAATGCGAATCCTTTGAGGAAATCATCAATTACATTAAGAACATTCATTAA
- a CDS encoding FecCD family ABC transporter permease — MSKKFKILCSLFVVAIILTAIINMNTGFLSLELQDFFYNSPNSQIADIRINRVLVMLLAGLSIPTSGFLMQEYFQNPLAGPDILGITSVASLSVSFYIFFSHDILLPEFLQNSFLSLSAIVGSLLLMLVLLSISNKFQDKSYLIIFGFLVSALAGAIVSLLQLYAENQNLKNYILWSFGANNMVTRNQILVLLILVLLGLFMSFKTIKPLIGNSLGSSYAQSLGVNLHHLKLSIIVASSLLSASITAFLGPILFIGIIVPHFCRLIYNPAKLWQQWILNMMLGMLMMLVFSIIAEKSQIPLNVISSIFGIPVILVMLLKQSKV; from the coding sequence ATGTCTAAAAAATTTAAAATCCTGTGTTCATTATTTGTAGTCGCTATTATTCTTACTGCGATTATCAATATGAATACAGGATTTTTAAGCTTAGAACTCCAGGACTTTTTTTACAATTCACCCAATAGTCAAATTGCAGATATTCGAATCAATCGAGTATTGGTAATGCTTTTAGCGGGTTTATCAATTCCTACTTCAGGTTTTCTGATGCAGGAATATTTCCAAAATCCATTAGCAGGTCCTGATATATTAGGAATCACATCAGTAGCAAGTTTATCCGTTTCGTTTTATATTTTCTTTTCACATGATATTTTGCTCCCTGAATTTTTACAAAATAGTTTTCTAAGCTTATCAGCAATTGTTGGCAGCTTATTATTAATGTTGGTTCTATTATCTATTTCCAATAAATTCCAGGACAAATCCTATCTGATCATTTTTGGTTTTTTGGTTTCTGCTTTAGCCGGAGCGATTGTCTCATTACTTCAATTATATGCAGAAAATCAAAACTTAAAAAACTATATTCTATGGTCTTTCGGGGCTAATAATATGGTAACTAGAAATCAGATTTTAGTATTATTGATTTTAGTATTACTAGGTTTGTTTATGTCCTTCAAAACGATAAAACCACTTATAGGAAACTCATTGGGAAGTTCATATGCTCAAAGCTTGGGTGTGAACCTGCATCATCTGAAATTATCGATAATTGTAGCATCTTCCCTCCTATCGGCATCAATTACAGCCTTTTTGGGACCTATTTTATTTATTGGGATTATTGTTCCCCATTTTTGCAGATTAATTTATAACCCCGCAAAACTATGGCAGCAATGGATATTAAATATGATGCTTGGAATGCTTATGATGCTGGTATTTTCAATTATAGCAGAAAAAAGTCAGATTCCTTTAAATGTGATAAGCTCTATATTTGGAATACCTGTAATTTTGGTGATGCTCTTGAAGCAAAGTAAAGTTTAG
- a CDS encoding MarR family winged helix-turn-helix transcriptional regulator, which yields MDNNKEKIENVDLVLKQTWLAVSKMYTELAQEHDSTAVQALTLLKIDPKEGTRSTNLGPKMAIEPTSLTRIIKLLEDNGYIYKEKTTTDKREVIIKLTDKGLNSRNLSKEVVVSFNKRVMEKIAPEKLETFKEVMHEIMKIANDLNNRK from the coding sequence ATGGATAATAACAAGGAAAAAATAGAAAACGTAGATCTGGTCCTGAAACAAACTTGGCTGGCTGTATCTAAAATGTATACAGAACTGGCTCAGGAACATGATTCTACAGCAGTTCAAGCTCTCACACTTCTTAAAATAGATCCTAAAGAAGGCACAAGAAGTACTAATCTTGGTCCTAAAATGGCCATTGAACCAACATCTTTAACCAGGATTATAAAACTATTGGAAGACAATGGTTACATCTATAAGGAAAAGACAACCACTGATAAGAGAGAAGTTATTATAAAACTTACTGATAAAGGATTAAACTCCAGAAATCTCTCTAAAGAAGTTGTCGTAAGCTTTAATAAAAGAGTTATGGAAAAGATTGCTCCCGAAAAATTGGAAACCTTCAAAGAGGTTATGCATGAAATCATGAAAATTGCAAACGATCTAAATAATAGAAAATAA
- a CDS encoding acetyl-CoA C-acyltransferase has translation MSKTAYIVKGFRTAVGKAPKGSLRFTRPDVMAATVIEKLMAELPQLDKNRIDDLIVGNAMPEAEQGLNVARLISLMGLNTDKVPGVTVNRYCASGSEAIAIASAKIQAGMADCIIAGGTESMSYIPMGGYKPVPETDIAKTNPDYYWGMGYTAEEVAKQYNITREEQDQFAFESHMKALKANAEGKFANQIVSIPVEYNFLDENQKMQTKKFDFSVDEGPRKDTSLEGLAKLRPVFANGGSVTAGNSSQMSDGAAFVMVMSEEMVKELGLQPEARLVAYAAAGLEPRIMGMGPIYAIPKALKQAGLELKDIELIELNEAFASQSVAIKKELGLNPDILNVNGGAIALGHPLGCTGTKLTVQLLDEMRKRGNKYGMVSMCVGTGQGAASIFELL, from the coding sequence ATGTCAAAGACAGCATATATAGTTAAGGGTTTTAGAACTGCCGTTGGAAAGGCTCCAAAAGGAAGTTTAAGATTTACCAGACCCGACGTAATGGCGGCTACAGTCATTGAAAAATTAATGGCAGAGCTTCCACAATTAGATAAAAACAGAATTGATGACCTTATCGTTGGAAACGCAATGCCGGAAGCTGAACAAGGCCTGAACGTTGCCCGTTTAATTTCATTAATGGGATTGAATACCGATAAAGTTCCGGGAGTTACCGTAAACAGATACTGTGCATCAGGAAGTGAGGCTATAGCGATTGCTTCAGCAAAAATCCAGGCTGGAATGGCAGATTGTATCATTGCTGGGGGTACAGAATCAATGTCTTATATCCCAATGGGTGGTTATAAGCCAGTTCCTGAAACAGATATAGCAAAGACAAATCCTGATTATTATTGGGGAATGGGCTATACCGCTGAAGAGGTTGCTAAGCAATATAATATTACAAGAGAAGAACAGGATCAGTTTGCTTTTGAATCCCATATGAAAGCTTTAAAAGCTAATGCTGAAGGTAAATTCGCCAACCAGATTGTTTCAATTCCTGTTGAATATAATTTCTTAGACGAAAATCAGAAAATGCAGACTAAAAAGTTTGACTTTTCAGTAGATGAAGGTCCAAGAAAAGATACTTCTTTAGAAGGTTTGGCTAAACTTAGACCTGTTTTTGCAAACGGAGGAAGCGTAACAGCCGGAAACTCTTCTCAAATGAGTGATGGAGCAGCTTTCGTAATGGTAATGAGTGAAGAAATGGTAAAAGAACTTGGTCTTCAACCTGAAGCAAGATTAGTAGCTTATGCTGCGGCTGGTCTTGAACCAAGAATTATGGGTATGGGACCAATCTATGCTATTCCAAAGGCCTTAAAACAAGCAGGCTTAGAATTAAAAGACATTGAACTGATTGAATTAAATGAGGCTTTTGCTTCTCAATCTGTTGCTATAAAAAAAGAATTAGGATTAAATCCTGATATTCTGAATGTAAACGGAGGTGCAATTGCTCTTGGTCACCCACTGGGATGTACAGGAACAAAATTAACCGTTCAGCTACTTGATGAAATGAGAAAGCGCGGAAACAAATATGGAATGGTTTCAATGTGTGTAGGAACAGGACAAGGAGCAGCTTCTATTTTTGAACTACTTTAG
- a CDS encoding SanA/YdcF family protein, with product MFNLIISSIEIGILVICLANAWVFALTNGRTYTKISKIPPREIALVLGTSPKMRSGLSNPYFTKRMDAAALLYHHGKIRKIIVSGEKSKGYNEPAAMKNYLVYQEGVPEEIIIEDPKGFNTYKSILRCKDIYKENNVIIVSQGFHNLRALFFARNNNMNALGFDAQDVNKPESYYRNQFREIFARMIAVVYFLLGISPD from the coding sequence ATATTTAATCTTATTATATCATCAATAGAAATTGGAATTCTAGTGATATGTCTTGCTAATGCATGGGTTTTTGCTCTTACTAATGGTAGGACCTATACCAAAATATCAAAAATACCACCACGCGAAATTGCTTTAGTGTTAGGAACATCTCCTAAAATGAGATCAGGCTTATCCAATCCTTATTTCACAAAGAGGATGGATGCTGCTGCTTTACTCTATCACCATGGAAAAATTAGAAAGATAATTGTAAGTGGCGAAAAAAGCAAAGGCTATAACGAACCGGCAGCGATGAAAAACTATTTAGTCTATCAGGAAGGGGTACCTGAAGAAATTATCATAGAAGATCCCAAAGGTTTTAACACCTACAAAAGTATTTTACGCTGTAAAGACATTTATAAGGAAAATAATGTAATCATTGTTTCACAGGGTTTTCATAATCTACGTGCTTTATTTTTTGCAAGAAATAATAATATGAATGCTTTAGGTTTTGATGCACAAGATGTTAATAAACCTGAAAGTTACTACAGAAACCAATTCAGAGAAATATTCGCCAGAATGATTGCTGTAGTGTATTTTTTACTGGGAATTTCTCCTGATTAG